Proteins found in one Thermodesulfobacteriota bacterium genomic segment:
- a CDS encoding diguanylate cyclase has translation MAHEAEERYRDKYFGLLEEVEAKEKEWDASASRLQRILAHLLIVAEGPGSPEISAELSTIRDSLRSGLHLADLEARVETLKGRVLRETRWVGPEVASLPPVHQILIHLVERLPLPPELSEPAVSLVEELEAGISPDALPDAIDAVAGLVYQIRVRMQQEKRELEALLHEVTQRLQEMDRNLGQAHEEAVAGFASNRSLDSLVRAEVQELEAGSRGATDLDTLRRSVGTTLESIRHHLEEKRTEDEQREQRLQQELESLRRSVSVLEGEVDQHRERTRQAREQSLKDPLTGCWNRLAYQERSEAEYARWRRYRAPLSLIVFDLDRFKSINDTFGHRAGDKVLATVAQLAGNQLRQVDFFARYGGEEFVALLPETGLESARTVAEKVRRAVEAFRFHFRGRRVPLTVSCGLTELGDGDTVETAFERADRALYAAKAQGRNRTVSQEAGSTAS, from the coding sequence ATGGCGCACGAGGCGGAGGAACGGTATCGGGACAAGTATTTCGGCCTTCTGGAAGAGGTGGAGGCCAAGGAGAAGGAGTGGGACGCGTCCGCGTCCCGGCTCCAGCGCATCCTGGCCCACTTGCTCATCGTGGCGGAAGGGCCGGGGAGCCCGGAGATTTCCGCCGAGCTCAGCACCATCCGGGACAGCTTGCGGTCGGGACTCCACCTGGCGGACCTGGAAGCCCGCGTCGAGACCCTCAAGGGGCGCGTGCTCCGGGAGACGCGGTGGGTCGGGCCGGAGGTGGCCAGCCTGCCCCCCGTGCACCAGATCCTCATCCACCTGGTGGAGCGGCTTCCCCTGCCGCCGGAGCTCTCCGAACCCGCCGTCTCCCTGGTGGAGGAGCTCGAGGCGGGCATCTCTCCCGATGCCCTCCCCGACGCCATCGACGCCGTGGCCGGGCTGGTCTATCAGATCCGGGTCCGCATGCAGCAGGAGAAGCGGGAGTTGGAGGCCCTGCTCCACGAGGTGACCCAGCGCCTCCAGGAGATGGACCGCAACCTCGGGCAGGCCCATGAGGAAGCCGTTGCAGGATTCGCGTCGAACCGCTCCCTGGACTCCCTGGTCCGCGCCGAAGTCCAGGAACTCGAGGCCGGCAGCCGGGGCGCCACCGACCTGGACACCCTGCGCCGCTCCGTGGGGACGACCCTGGAGTCGATCCGACACCACCTGGAGGAAAAGCGCACGGAGGACGAGCAGCGGGAGCAGAGGCTCCAGCAGGAACTGGAGAGCCTGCGCCGCAGCGTCTCCGTATTGGAGGGGGAAGTCGACCAGCACCGGGAGAGGACCCGCCAAGCCCGGGAGCAGAGCCTCAAGGACCCGCTGACGGGTTGTTGGAACCGGCTGGCCTACCAGGAGCGCTCCGAGGCGGAGTACGCCCGGTGGCGACGCTACCGCGCTCCCCTGTCCCTGATCGTCTTCGACCTGGACCGGTTCAAGAGCATCAACGACACCTTCGGCCACCGGGCAGGGGACAAGGTGCTCGCCACCGTCGCCCAACTGGCTGGCAACCAGCTGCGCCAGGTGGACTTCTTCGCCCGGTACGGCGGGGAGGAGTTCGTGGCGCTCCTGCCCGAGACCGGGCTGGAGTCCGCCCGCACCGTCGCCGAGAAGGTGCGTCGCGCCGTCGAGGCCTTCCGGTTCCACTTTCGGGGCCGCCGGGTGCCCCTCACGGTTTCGTGCGGCCTGACCGAGTTGGGCGACGGGGACACCGTGGAGACGGCCTTCGAGCGGGCCGACCGGGCCCTGTATGCGGCCAAGGCCCAAGGCCGAAACCGCACCGTGAGTCAGGAGGCGGGGTCCACTGCCTCCTGA
- the cobT gene encoding nicotinate mononucleotide-dependent phosphoribosyltransferase CobT, with translation MPLDFHPALADGRIRAVAHPDRVAALLARLAGRPCFACVVASTDTAEIPSISAAGETPEKRRYTAALDSEFLVFGRPVTRPEIPRNPLGPPSPVVITRAGLGLAGIEPIIIDAGTRVPPQTPRLVLGGHPGRCITTGGALEWSPRLGECARQAGRLLASLAPWVVLAESVPGGTTTAQALLEALGIPARGRVSSSLPGGNHALKAQVVAEALRAAGLSRGDGALRATAAVGDPMQPVVALMALEASRHVPVVLGGGTQMAAVAALALRLWEEGEPGEPGNLGIATTRWVAEDPSADLAGLLEELPHPVPAVAAGLDFGGSSLLDLRRYEEGLVKEGVGAGAAALASFLVCDVSAAALLARIEQITRGLGAL, from the coding sequence ATGCCGCTGGATTTCCACCCAGCCCTGGCCGATGGCCGCATTCGGGCCGTGGCCCACCCGGATCGGGTTGCCGCGCTCCTGGCGCGCCTGGCGGGGCGCCCGTGCTTCGCCTGCGTGGTGGCGTCCACCGATACCGCCGAGATCCCGAGCATCTCCGCGGCGGGGGAGACCCCGGAGAAGCGGCGCTACACCGCAGCCCTGGACAGCGAGTTCCTGGTCTTCGGCCGTCCCGTCACCCGGCCGGAGATCCCGCGAAACCCCCTGGGCCCTCCCAGCCCGGTGGTGATCACCCGGGCTGGTCTTGGCCTGGCGGGTATCGAGCCCATCATCATCGACGCGGGCACCCGGGTGCCTCCCCAGACACCGCGGTTGGTCCTGGGGGGACACCCCGGCCGGTGCATCACGACCGGCGGCGCGCTCGAGTGGTCCCCCCGGCTGGGGGAGTGCGCGCGGCAGGCGGGCCGTCTGCTCGCGTCCCTGGCGCCCTGGGTCGTCCTGGCCGAGTCGGTGCCCGGGGGAACCACGACGGCCCAGGCCCTGCTGGAGGCCCTCGGCATTCCGGCCCGGGGTCGGGTCTCCTCGTCGTTGCCCGGGGGCAACCATGCGCTCAAGGCGCAGGTGGTCGCCGAGGCGCTGCGGGCGGCGGGGCTCTCCCGGGGCGACGGCGCCCTTCGCGCTACGGCGGCGGTGGGTGACCCCATGCAGCCCGTGGTCGCCCTCATGGCCCTGGAAGCGAGCCGGCACGTGCCGGTGGTCCTGGGGGGGGGGACCCAGATGGCTGCCGTCGCGGCCCTGGCCCTGCGGCTCTGGGAGGAGGGCGAGCCGGGTGAACCCGGCAACCTGGGCATCGCGACGACCCGCTGGGTGGCCGAAGACCCCAGCGCCGACCTGGCCGGGCTCCTGGAGGAGCTCCCCCACCCCGTGCCCGCCGTGGCCGCAGGGCTGGACTTCGGCGGGTCGTCCCTGCTCGACCTGCGCCGGTACGAGGAGGGGCTGGTGAAGGAGGGAGTGGGAGCCGGGGCGGCAGCGCTCGCCTCGTTCCTCGTTTGCGACGTCTCCGCTGCCGCGTTGCTCGCGCGCATCGAGCAGATCACCCGTGGTCTCGGCGCCCTCTAG
- a CDS encoding SEC-C domain-containing protein, translating to MQARFHVLCDEELLDLLYTAGDRLPRAAADELVRRGSRLLPTLAEIVGDKVAWTQPLPEWWAVVHATYALGAMETPDALVPLLTALRWADAFDCDWVTEDLPSIFGRLGPPAFDPLRAVVQDPTAGPGARSIALASLGAIALTAEYLREPAVGLAAPLLSDGSQDLYLRQTAANILVDLRAQGHRDLLVAFGREEVARHKEDGEYQGVFYDWEVDDLLAQAQEAALEYYRHDWMSFYDADEMERRQERWAREQDEAQDEETAAPAPGPRDGRAPCPCGSGRPYAECCYLKMH from the coding sequence GTGCAGGCGCGATTCCACGTCCTGTGCGACGAGGAGCTCCTGGACCTCCTGTACACGGCCGGCGACCGCCTTCCCCGGGCCGCGGCGGACGAGCTCGTGCGGCGGGGCTCCCGGCTGCTGCCGACCCTGGCGGAGATCGTGGGCGACAAGGTCGCCTGGACCCAGCCCCTCCCCGAGTGGTGGGCGGTGGTGCATGCGACCTACGCGCTGGGGGCGATGGAGACCCCCGACGCCCTGGTGCCCCTGCTCACGGCGCTCCGATGGGCCGATGCCTTCGACTGCGACTGGGTCACCGAGGATCTGCCGAGCATCTTCGGCCGCCTCGGGCCGCCAGCCTTCGACCCGCTCCGGGCTGTGGTGCAGGATCCCACCGCCGGCCCCGGGGCGCGCTCCATCGCTTTGGCGTCCCTGGGGGCCATTGCGCTCACGGCGGAATACCTGAGGGAGCCGGCGGTCGGTTTGGCCGCTCCGCTCCTTTCCGACGGCTCCCAGGATCTCTACCTGCGCCAGACAGCCGCCAACATACTTGTGGATCTGCGCGCCCAGGGCCACCGGGACCTCCTGGTCGCCTTCGGGCGGGAGGAGGTCGCACGGCACAAGGAAGACGGGGAGTACCAGGGGGTCTTTTACGACTGGGAGGTGGACGACCTCCTGGCGCAGGCCCAGGAGGCCGCCCTGGAGTACTACCGGCATGACTGGATGAGCTTCTACGATGCCGACGAGATGGAGCGCCGGCAGGAGCGGTGGGCGCGGGAGCAGGACGAAGCCCAGGACGAGGAGACGGCCGCGCCGGCGCCGGGCCCTCGCGACGGCCGTGCCCCGTGTCCCTGTGGCTCCGGCCGCCCCTACGCCGAGTGCTGCTACCTCAAGATGCACTGA
- a CDS encoding threonine-phosphate decarboxylase, producing MVSAPSSTLAPQDHGGDARAARERFGLAPVIDFSASINPLGTPPGLREHLFSRWDEVLHYPDRTCGACAEALGERFGLSRDALVVGNGSAELIGLLLRARPWRRLLVCPPDFRLYRALANPGTAVAEIPRLEEEGFLPDVESLGREVRSGDLVLFSHPGNPSGAAVGAEELLGLYRRSEAAGAVLAVDEAFADFCPEVSVLAQAGRAPGLVVLRSLTKFYGIPGLRLGFLAAPADLARTVAGLQVPWAVNTLAQAAGAYCLRQAEWEERSRACVARERALLAQGLSGVPGARPLPSRANYLLVRLAAPGPGAGALYDALGRRGLLVRHCGSFGLGDRYLRVAVRTGEENRQLLAAWAEAAAPS from the coding sequence GTGGTCTCGGCGCCCTCTAGCACCCTGGCCCCCCAGGATCACGGGGGCGACGCGCGCGCGGCACGGGAGCGCTTCGGCCTCGCCCCCGTGATCGACTTCAGCGCGTCCATCAATCCCCTGGGCACGCCGCCTGGCCTTCGGGAGCACCTCTTCAGCCGCTGGGACGAGGTTCTCCACTACCCCGACCGCACGTGCGGCGCCTGTGCCGAGGCCTTGGGGGAGCGCTTCGGCTTGTCCCGCGACGCGCTGGTGGTGGGCAACGGCTCCGCCGAGCTCATCGGACTGCTCTTGCGGGCCCGGCCCTGGAGGAGGCTCCTCGTCTGCCCTCCGGATTTTCGGCTCTACCGCGCGCTGGCGAACCCCGGCACCGCGGTCGCCGAGATCCCGCGGCTGGAGGAAGAGGGGTTCCTTCCGGACGTGGAGTCCCTGGGGCGCGAAGTCCGCAGCGGGGACCTGGTCCTGTTCTCCCACCCCGGCAACCCGTCCGGGGCCGCCGTCGGTGCGGAGGAGCTCCTGGGGCTCTACCGCCGCAGCGAGGCAGCCGGGGCGGTGCTCGCGGTGGACGAGGCCTTCGCCGACTTCTGCCCGGAGGTCAGCGTGCTGGCCCAGGCCGGCCGTGCGCCGGGGCTCGTGGTGCTGCGGTCGCTGACGAAGTTCTACGGCATTCCCGGGCTGCGCCTCGGTTTCCTCGCGGCCCCTGCGGATCTGGCGCGCACCGTGGCCGGGCTCCAGGTGCCCTGGGCCGTAAACACACTGGCCCAGGCCGCGGGAGCCTACTGCCTCCGGCAAGCCGAGTGGGAAGAGCGGTCCCGCGCTTGCGTGGCCCGTGAGCGAGCCCTTCTCGCGCAGGGGTTGTCTGGGGTTCCCGGGGCCCGGCCGCTTCCTTCCCGAGCCAACTACCTCCTGGTGCGTTTGGCTGCCCCCGGACCGGGGGCGGGCGCCCTCTACGACGCACTGGGCCGCCGGGGCCTCCTGGTGCGGCACTGCGGCAGCTTCGGCCTGGGGGATCGGTACCTGCGCGTGGCGGTGCGCACCGGCGAAGAAAACCGGCAGCTCCTGGCGGCCTGGGCGGAAGCCGCGGCGCCGAGCTAG
- a CDS encoding NUDIX hydrolase produces MIRPPRNNPLPTVDVVASCGGGVVLVRRRNPPLGWALPGGFVDAGESLEDAARREAAEETGLAVRLTEQFFTYSDPARDPRFPTVSTVYLADAQGEPRGGDDAAEARVWPWDALPSPLCFDHARILADVARYRSTGARPRLESPPQCILR; encoded by the coding sequence GTGATCCGCCCCCCCCGCAACAACCCCCTGCCCACCGTCGACGTGGTGGCCTCGTGTGGGGGAGGGGTCGTGCTGGTGCGGCGCCGCAACCCGCCATTGGGATGGGCCCTGCCCGGAGGTTTCGTGGATGCCGGGGAGAGCCTGGAGGACGCGGCGCGCCGGGAGGCTGCGGAGGAGACCGGCCTCGCCGTGCGGCTGACCGAGCAGTTCTTCACGTACTCCGACCCGGCCCGGGACCCCCGCTTCCCCACCGTGAGCACGGTGTATCTGGCCGATGCGCAGGGAGAGCCCCGGGGGGGAGACGACGCGGCGGAGGCTCGGGTCTGGCCCTGGGACGCCCTTCCCTCACCCCTGTGCTTCGACCACGCCCGCATCCTGGCGGACGTGGCCCGCTACCGGAGCACCGGCGCCCGCCCCCGCCTGGAATCCCCCCCTCAGTGCATCTTGAGGTAG
- the coaD gene encoding pantetheine-phosphate adenylyltransferase, which yields MATAVYPGSFDPITNGHVDIILRGAEVFDRLRVLIAVNSEKKTMFPLEERMALMREVFRDHPRVEIDAFEGLLVSYMKAHGIRVVIRGLRAVSDFEYEFQMALMNRKIYPEAETFFLAARENYSYVSSRILKEVFRLGGCISDLAPPVVIEALRKKCALETSR from the coding sequence ATCGCGACGGCGGTGTACCCCGGCAGCTTCGACCCCATCACCAACGGGCACGTGGACATCATCCTGCGGGGCGCCGAGGTGTTCGACCGGCTCCGGGTTCTGATCGCGGTAAACAGCGAGAAGAAGACGATGTTCCCGCTGGAGGAGCGCATGGCGCTCATGCGGGAGGTCTTCCGCGACCACCCCCGCGTGGAGATCGACGCCTTCGAGGGGCTCCTGGTGAGCTACATGAAGGCCCACGGGATTCGGGTGGTGATCCGCGGCCTTCGGGCGGTATCCGATTTCGAGTACGAGTTTCAGATGGCCCTGATGAACCGCAAGATCTACCCGGAGGCGGAGACCTTCTTCCTCGCGGCCCGCGAGAACTACTCCTACGTGAGCTCGCGCATACTGAAGGAAGTGTTTCGCCTCGGGGGGTGCATCTCCGATCTGGCGCCCCCCGTGGTCATCGAGGCCCTGCGGAAGAAGTGCGCGCTCGAGACGAGCCGCTAG
- a CDS encoding pyridoxal phosphate-dependent aminotransferase, whose translation MKLSRRAEQIQPSATLAIDAKAKQMRAEGIDVLGFGAGEPDFPTPAHIVDAAIAALRAGDTRYTPVGGTVELKSAICRSLERDYGLTYGAGEVTASCGAKHTLFNLFLALLDEGDEVVVPSPFWVSYPEQIQVAGATAVLVPTREDEGFRLRPEALESALTPRTRAVVLNSPSNPTGAMYGRDHLAALAEVLRPRDVLVVSDDIYQKLVYGGERFVGLLEVAPDLRDRMVIVNGVSKSYAMTGWRIGYAAGPAALISAMEKLQSQATSNPTSFAQKAAAVALTGPQGCVDEMVAAFSQRRDFLVKGLNGLPGVRCPLPQGAFYAFPNVSGLYGSRFADAEIRTSFDLARFLLDEARVAVVPGAPFGSDDHVRFSYATSLEVLGEGLSRLEAAIARLGRP comes from the coding sequence ATGAAGTTGAGTCGCCGCGCCGAGCAGATTCAGCCCTCGGCCACCCTGGCCATCGATGCCAAGGCCAAGCAGATGCGCGCCGAGGGAATCGACGTGCTGGGGTTCGGGGCCGGGGAGCCCGACTTTCCCACGCCGGCCCACATCGTGGACGCGGCCATTGCCGCCCTGCGGGCCGGAGATACGCGCTATACCCCCGTGGGCGGCACGGTGGAGCTCAAGAGCGCCATCTGCCGCAGCCTGGAGCGAGACTACGGGCTCACCTACGGGGCGGGGGAGGTGACGGCGTCCTGCGGGGCCAAGCACACCCTGTTCAACCTCTTCCTGGCCCTGCTCGACGAGGGCGACGAGGTCGTCGTCCCCAGTCCCTTCTGGGTGAGCTATCCGGAACAGATCCAGGTGGCGGGGGCCACAGCCGTCCTCGTTCCCACCCGGGAGGACGAGGGGTTTCGGCTGCGTCCCGAGGCGCTGGAGTCTGCCCTCACCCCCCGAACCCGGGCGGTGGTGCTCAACAGCCCGTCCAACCCCACGGGGGCCATGTACGGCCGCGACCACCTGGCGGCCCTGGCCGAGGTGCTCCGCCCCCGCGACGTCCTGGTGGTCAGCGACGACATCTACCAGAAACTCGTGTACGGGGGAGAGCGCTTCGTGGGGCTGCTGGAGGTCGCACCGGACCTGCGGGACCGGATGGTGATCGTCAACGGGGTGTCCAAGTCCTATGCCATGACGGGGTGGCGCATCGGGTACGCGGCAGGGCCGGCGGCTCTGATCTCGGCCATGGAGAAGCTCCAGAGCCAGGCGACCTCGAACCCCACCAGCTTTGCCCAGAAGGCGGCGGCAGTGGCGCTTACCGGGCCCCAGGGGTGCGTGGACGAGATGGTGGCGGCGTTCTCCCAGCGCAGGGACTTTCTCGTCAAGGGGCTCAACGGGCTCCCCGGGGTGCGCTGCCCCCTCCCGCAGGGGGCCTTCTACGCGTTCCCCAACGTCTCGGGCCTCTACGGGAGCCGCTTCGCAGATGCGGAGATCCGCACCTCCTTCGACCTTGCCCGGTTTCTCCTCGACGAGGCGCGGGTTGCCGTGGTCCCCGGTGCGCCCTTCGGCTCGGACGACCACGTGCGGTTTTCCTATGCCACGTCCCTCGAGGTTCTGGGCGAGGGGCTGTCCAGGCTGGAAGCGGCCATCGCGCGCCTCGGCCGGCCGTGA
- a CDS encoding diguanylate cyclase, with protein MELLSRGLGLRLITVSAAIVAAASLLVAVVVIKLSEDEVKTRLLSHAQDLANVVSGVVGAGGEGASLERAVLSAKLRKTGTAWVLDRDGQFVTNPDPRYQTYIDKCLPFGDVEIELTSVTQAISQMGDRGTGHKVPLRSVVGRYEAGIGLVQCLGEPHVVAFQVLPDLGWIVGVDEPTTATYSAAASLRKYILLACGVLALAIVLSTALSFSYVIKPYYREKLALSNQMEAANRNLKKLHEVSLGMQKSLALKDRIHTILGAAHEVLGLDRIFIFLPNPEGTVLECKGAIGNHDEPPEALSLPVGPEGGSIAQSFLKRKTYRVANAQELPRELRLAPPYSELKALRSRSFVVLPMIVGNECLGVVALDNQLSKAPIPDEVIEGLELFTSQAAAAIENAKLYQQLRLYADELEITDHLTQLFTFFHFKKLLQGEIDHARVAGRPLALAVFSIENFARYNELLGHKHGDEVLRQAAQAIRTGARKQDIIGRCFGSTFAVAMPGAGDEERDRFLQEIRSRVEQQPYPGEDVLPEGGLKFLSGVLAYRRGEAWTAEDFFSKAVERSKGEGT; from the coding sequence ATGGAACTGCTCTCCCGCGGGCTCGGCCTTCGCCTCATCACGGTCTCCGCGGCCATCGTGGCGGCAGCGTCGCTCCTGGTCGCCGTAGTCGTGATCAAGCTCAGCGAGGACGAGGTAAAGACCCGGCTGCTCAGTCACGCGCAGGATCTCGCCAACGTCGTCTCCGGTGTGGTGGGCGCCGGCGGGGAGGGAGCAAGCCTGGAACGGGCCGTCCTGAGCGCAAAGCTCCGGAAGACGGGCACCGCCTGGGTCCTGGACCGGGACGGCCAGTTCGTCACCAACCCCGATCCCCGGTATCAGACGTACATCGACAAGTGTCTGCCCTTCGGGGACGTGGAGATCGAGCTCACGTCGGTCACCCAGGCCATCTCGCAGATGGGCGACCGGGGCACGGGCCACAAGGTACCGCTCCGGAGCGTGGTCGGGCGCTACGAGGCGGGCATCGGCCTGGTCCAGTGCCTGGGAGAGCCCCACGTGGTGGCGTTCCAGGTGCTGCCCGATCTGGGTTGGATCGTGGGGGTGGACGAGCCCACCACCGCCACCTACAGCGCGGCCGCGAGCCTCCGAAAGTACATCCTCCTCGCGTGCGGCGTCCTGGCGCTCGCCATCGTGCTGAGCACCGCGCTGTCCTTTTCATACGTCATCAAGCCCTACTATCGAGAGAAGCTGGCGCTATCGAACCAGATGGAGGCGGCGAACCGCAATCTCAAGAAACTGCACGAGGTGTCCCTCGGGATGCAGAAGTCCCTGGCTCTGAAGGATCGGATCCATACCATCCTGGGAGCCGCCCACGAGGTGCTGGGCCTGGACCGCATCTTCATCTTCCTGCCCAACCCGGAGGGCACCGTGCTGGAGTGCAAGGGCGCCATCGGAAATCACGACGAGCCCCCGGAAGCGCTCTCTCTGCCCGTAGGACCCGAGGGCGGGTCCATCGCCCAGTCGTTCCTCAAGCGCAAGACCTACCGTGTGGCCAACGCCCAGGAGCTGCCCCGGGAGCTTCGCCTGGCCCCCCCCTACTCCGAGCTCAAGGCCCTGCGAAGCCGCAGCTTCGTGGTGCTTCCCATGATCGTGGGCAACGAGTGTCTGGGCGTGGTGGCCCTCGACAACCAGCTCAGCAAGGCCCCCATTCCCGACGAGGTGATCGAAGGCCTGGAGCTCTTCACCAGCCAGGCCGCGGCTGCCATCGAGAACGCCAAGCTGTACCAGCAGCTGCGGCTCTACGCCGACGAGCTCGAGATCACCGACCACCTGACCCAGCTCTTCACGTTCTTCCACTTCAAGAAGCTCCTCCAGGGCGAGATCGATCACGCCCGGGTCGCGGGGCGGCCCCTGGCCCTGGCGGTCTTCAGCATCGAGAACTTCGCGCGCTACAACGAGCTGCTGGGGCACAAACACGGGGACGAGGTCTTGCGCCAGGCGGCCCAGGCCATCCGCACGGGCGCACGCAAGCAGGACATCATCGGGCGCTGCTTCGGATCCACCTTCGCGGTGGCCATGCCCGGCGCCGGGGACGAGGAGAGAGACCGGTTCCTCCAGGAGATCCGCTCCCGGGTGGAACAGCAACCATACCCGGGCGAGGACGTGCTTCCCGAGGGCGGCCTGAAGTTCCTGTCCGGGGTGCTGGCCTACCGACGCGGCGAGGCATGGACGGCGGAGGACTTCTTTTCGAAGGCGGTGGAGCGCTCCAAGGGCGAGGGCACGTGA
- the cbiB gene encoding adenosylcobinamide-phosphate synthase CbiB yields the protein MPFTPADLLAAWLLDAAIGDPRWIPWPHPVVLMGRAVSRLEGWLWRPGDAPWGRFWRGAVLWALVVAGAAAAAWGGLAVAHWVHPWMGRALSIYLAYACLATRDLDAEARAVEGYLHRGRLGDARLRLARIVGRDTQHLPPPEVARATVETVAENASDGAVAPLLYLGLGGLLGWGPTLAVAYKAVNTLDSSVGYRDARYEHFGKLAARADDGANWVPARVTAALAAVAAQVLWGSGRPALRIAWRDGRLHASPNSGFPEAAFAGALGVGLGGTNTYRGVPRRCPPIGDPGPELGPVHIGRARGLLWAVSALALGLGMAALWA from the coding sequence ATGCCCTTCACCCCGGCCGACCTCCTCGCCGCCTGGCTCCTCGATGCCGCCATCGGCGACCCCCGATGGATTCCCTGGCCCCACCCGGTCGTCCTCATGGGGCGGGCCGTGAGCCGTCTGGAAGGCTGGCTCTGGCGTCCCGGGGATGCCCCGTGGGGCCGCTTCTGGCGCGGCGCGGTCCTGTGGGCGCTCGTGGTGGCGGGTGCGGCCGCGGCCGCCTGGGGAGGGCTCGCCGTGGCCCACTGGGTTCACCCTTGGATGGGACGCGCGCTGAGCATCTATCTGGCGTACGCCTGCCTGGCTACCCGCGACCTCGACGCGGAGGCCCGGGCGGTTGAGGGATATCTGCACAGGGGGCGGCTGGGCGATGCCCGGTTGCGCCTGGCGCGGATCGTGGGGCGCGACACCCAGCACCTGCCGCCACCGGAGGTGGCCCGGGCGACCGTGGAAACCGTGGCCGAGAACGCCTCCGACGGCGCCGTGGCGCCGCTGCTCTACCTGGGTTTGGGCGGGCTCCTGGGCTGGGGGCCCACCCTGGCGGTAGCCTACAAGGCCGTCAACACCCTGGACTCGTCGGTGGGGTACCGAGACGCCCGGTACGAGCACTTCGGGAAGCTCGCAGCCCGGGCAGACGACGGGGCCAACTGGGTTCCGGCTCGGGTGACCGCCGCGCTGGCCGCGGTGGCGGCGCAAGTGCTCTGGGGCAGCGGCAGGCCCGCGCTGCGCATCGCATGGCGGGACGGCAGACTCCACGCGTCGCCCAACTCGGGGTTTCCAGAGGCGGCCTTCGCGGGGGCGCTGGGAGTCGGGCTCGGGGGAACCAACACCTACCGCGGGGTACCACGCCGCTGCCCCCCCATCGGGGATCCCGGGCCGGAGCTCGGCCCGGTGCACATCGGGCGCGCCCGCGGGCTCCTGTGGGCGGTCTCGGCGCTGGCCCTCGGGCTCGGCATGGCGGCCCTTTGGGCCTGA